One Curtobacterium sp. BH-2-1-1 genomic region harbors:
- a CDS encoding ribonuclease J produces MPTQISEPQPLEAGTLRVIPVGGLGEIGRNMTVYEYEGKLLIVDAGVLFPEEHQPGVDLILPDFAPIRDRLDDVLGVVLTHGHEDHIGAVPYLLKLRDDIPLIGSTLTLALVEAKLKEHRIKPYTLVVAEDQTEQLGPFHLEFVAVNHSIPDALAVAITTPAGRVLHTGDFKMDQLPLDDRITDLRAFARLGEQGVDLFLPDSTNADVPGFTAPERDIGPVLENIITRARKKVVVASFSSHVHRVQQVLDAAAAANRKVAFMGRSMIRNMTIAADLGYLRVPENVLIDTKKAKNVPDDQIVYMSTGSQGEPMAVLARMANLEHQIEIGEGDTVILASSLIPGNENAVYRVIDGLTKLGAKVVHKGNAKVHVSGHASAGELLYCYNILRPKNVLPVHGEHRHLYASADLAIQTGVPPRNVILGQDGIVVDLKDGEVRVAGQLDIGYVYVDGSTVGEITDADLKDRRVLAEEGFISIFAAVDFTTGQCVVGPEIQSRGFAEDDSVFDDVRPQIAKALAEAAANGTRDGHAFGQVVRRTVGRWVNTKHRRRPMIVPVVIEA; encoded by the coding sequence ATGCCCACACAGATCTCCGAACCGCAGCCGCTCGAAGCCGGCACCCTCCGCGTCATCCCCGTCGGGGGACTCGGCGAGATCGGTCGCAACATGACCGTGTACGAGTACGAGGGCAAGCTGCTCATCGTCGACGCCGGCGTGCTCTTCCCCGAGGAGCACCAGCCCGGGGTCGACCTGATCCTGCCGGACTTCGCGCCGATCCGGGACCGCCTCGACGACGTCCTCGGCGTCGTGCTCACGCACGGCCACGAGGACCACATCGGCGCCGTCCCGTACCTGCTGAAGCTCCGCGACGACATCCCGCTGATCGGCTCCACGCTGACCCTGGCCCTCGTCGAGGCGAAGCTCAAGGAACACCGGATCAAGCCGTACACGCTCGTCGTGGCCGAGGACCAGACCGAGCAGCTCGGCCCGTTCCACCTCGAGTTCGTGGCCGTCAACCACTCCATCCCGGACGCCCTCGCCGTCGCGATCACGACCCCCGCCGGTCGTGTCCTGCACACGGGCGACTTCAAGATGGACCAGCTCCCGCTGGACGACCGCATCACCGACCTCCGTGCCTTCGCACGCCTGGGGGAGCAGGGCGTCGACCTGTTCCTGCCGGACTCGACCAACGCCGACGTGCCGGGCTTCACCGCGCCCGAGCGCGACATCGGACCCGTGCTCGAGAACATCATCACGCGCGCCCGCAAGAAGGTCGTCGTGGCGAGCTTCTCGTCGCACGTGCACCGTGTGCAGCAGGTCCTCGACGCCGCCGCCGCCGCGAACCGCAAGGTCGCGTTCATGGGCCGCTCGATGATCCGCAACATGACGATCGCCGCCGACCTCGGCTACCTCCGGGTGCCCGAGAACGTGCTCATCGACACGAAGAAGGCGAAGAACGTCCCCGACGACCAGATCGTCTACATGTCGACCGGGTCGCAGGGCGAGCCGATGGCCGTGCTCGCGCGCATGGCCAACCTCGAGCACCAGATCGAGATCGGCGAGGGCGACACCGTCATCCTCGCCTCGTCGCTGATCCCGGGCAACGAGAACGCCGTGTACCGCGTCATCGACGGGCTCACCAAGCTCGGCGCGAAGGTCGTGCACAAGGGCAACGCCAAGGTGCACGTCTCCGGACACGCGTCGGCCGGCGAACTGCTCTACTGCTACAACATCCTCCGGCCGAAGAACGTGCTGCCCGTGCACGGCGAGCACCGCCACCTGTACGCCAGCGCGGACCTCGCGATCCAGACCGGTGTGCCGCCGCGGAACGTCATCCTTGGGCAGGACGGCATCGTCGTCGACCTGAAGGACGGCGAGGTCCGGGTCGCCGGCCAGCTCGACATCGGGTACGTCTACGTCGACGGGTCGACCGTGGGCGAGATCACCGACGCCGACCTCAAGGACCGCCGGGTCCTCGCGGAAGAGGGCTTCATCTCGATCTTCGCCGCGGTGGACTTCACCACCGGCCAGTGCGTCGTCGGCCCGGAGATCCAGTCGCGCGGCTTCGCCGAGGACGACTCGGTCTTCGACGACGTCCGTCCGCAGATCGCGAAGGCGCTCGCGGAGGCGGCCGCGAACGGCACGCGCGACGGGCACGCCTTCGGGCAGGTCGTCCGCCGGACCGTGGGCCGCTGGGTGAACACGAAGCACCGTCGTCGTCCGATGATCGTGCCGGTGGTCATCGAGGCGTAG
- the dapA gene encoding 4-hydroxy-tetrahydrodipicolinate synthase — translation MSPRENPFGQVLVALVTPFTADGEVDWPGVEQHIDDCITAGADGIVVTGTTGETSTLTDPEKLRLVEVGKSVAAGRAKIITGGGSNETAHAIHLYKQSEKAGADGVMIVTPYYNKPTQSGVLTHFRMIADATDLPVILYDIPGRTGIPITYETIVRASHHPNILAVKDAKGDFAEVSRVLNNTDLMYFSGDDTNVLPHLSIGATGLIGVTANITSTPYRTIVDAVNRGDLATATAEHKRVEPLVRAVMTRVPGTVAAKYILHGLGRIGSPRVRLPLVGPEDSEAYAIETSLEAVRDIPGADFSNFRPDRNAAAGGALPKVPGTTR, via the coding sequence GTGTCCCCGCGTGAGAATCCCTTCGGTCAGGTCCTCGTCGCCCTCGTGACCCCGTTCACGGCCGACGGCGAGGTCGACTGGCCCGGCGTCGAGCAGCACATCGACGACTGCATCACCGCCGGCGCCGACGGCATCGTGGTCACCGGCACGACCGGTGAGACGAGCACGCTGACCGACCCCGAGAAGCTCCGGCTGGTCGAGGTCGGCAAGTCCGTCGCCGCCGGGCGCGCGAAGATCATCACCGGTGGCGGGTCGAACGAGACCGCGCACGCGATCCACCTCTACAAGCAGAGCGAGAAGGCCGGCGCCGACGGTGTGATGATCGTCACGCCGTACTACAACAAGCCGACGCAGTCCGGTGTGCTCACCCACTTCCGGATGATCGCCGACGCGACCGACCTGCCGGTGATCCTGTACGACATCCCCGGTCGCACGGGCATCCCGATCACGTACGAGACGATCGTGCGGGCCTCGCACCACCCGAACATCCTCGCGGTGAAGGACGCCAAGGGCGACTTCGCCGAGGTGTCCCGGGTGCTCAACAACACCGACCTCATGTACTTCTCGGGCGACGACACGAACGTGCTCCCGCACCTGTCGATCGGCGCGACGGGGCTCATCGGCGTCACGGCGAACATCACGTCGACGCCGTACCGCACGATCGTCGACGCCGTGAACCGGGGCGACCTGGCCACCGCGACCGCCGAGCACAAGCGCGTCGAACCCCTCGTCCGTGCCGTGATGACGCGCGTGCCGGGTACCGTGGCGGCGAAGTACATCCTGCACGGGCTCGGCCGCATCGGCAGCCCGCGCGTCCGGTTGCCGCTCGTCGGCCCCGAGGACTCCGAGGCGTACGCCATCGAGACCTCGCTCGAAGCCGTCCGGGACATCCCGGGCGCCGACTTCTCCAACTTCCGCCCCGACCGCAACGCAGCGGCCGGCGGTGCTCTTCCGAAGGTGCCAGGCACCACCCGCTAG
- a CDS encoding dihydrofolate reductase, translating to MSSSWTEPVRGVGMVWARSTNGVIGADGGMPWHVPEDLAHFRQVTGDATVVMGRRTWESLPERFRPLPGRRNVVLTHDGSWTADGAEVVHDLATALDTDEPVWIIGGGQVYAAGVPFADRVSETVIDVEVPGDTVAPTLAGAAGWSLVDEGPWQESRVDGTRYRFLEWRRRA from the coding sequence ATGTCGTCCTCGTGGACCGAACCCGTCCGTGGTGTCGGGATGGTCTGGGCGCGCTCGACCAACGGCGTGATCGGGGCCGACGGCGGGATGCCGTGGCACGTACCGGAGGACCTCGCGCACTTCCGGCAGGTCACCGGCGACGCGACGGTCGTGATGGGGCGTCGCACGTGGGAGTCCCTGCCGGAGCGCTTCCGGCCGCTGCCCGGACGGCGGAACGTCGTGCTGACGCATGACGGCTCGTGGACGGCCGACGGGGCCGAGGTCGTGCACGACCTGGCGACCGCGCTGGACACCGACGAGCCCGTGTGGATCATCGGCGGCGGGCAGGTGTACGCGGCGGGGGTGCCCTTCGCCGACCGGGTCTCCGAGACGGTGATCGACGTCGAGGTGCCGGGGGACACCGTGGCGCCGACGCTCGCCGGGGCGGCCGGGTGGTCGCTCGTCGACGAGGGGCCGTGGCAGGAGTCGCGCGTCGACGGGACGCGCTACCGCTTCCTCGAGTGGCGCCGGCGCGCGTAG
- a CDS encoding thymidylate synthase: protein MTDSETVQPDPTVATPYEDLLRRVLTEGTPKGDRTGTGTRSLFGAQLRYDLSKGFPLVTTKRVHFKSVAYELLWFLRGDGNARWLQEHGVRIWNEWADEDGDLGPVYGVQWRSWPTPSGEHVDQIAQVIEQITTNPDSRRLIVSAWNVADIPEMALAPCHAFFQFYVNDGKLSCQLYQRSADMFLGVPFNIASYALLTHMIAAQTGLEVGEFVWTGGDCHIYDNHVEQVEEQLSRTAYALPTLELAPRGSIDDYEYADFTVVGYHHHPAITAAVAV from the coding sequence GTGACCGACAGCGAGACCGTGCAGCCCGACCCCACCGTCGCGACCCCCTACGAGGACCTGCTGCGGCGTGTCCTCACCGAAGGGACTCCGAAGGGCGACCGCACCGGGACGGGGACCCGCAGCCTGTTCGGCGCACAGCTCCGGTACGACCTGTCGAAGGGCTTCCCGCTCGTCACGACGAAGCGGGTGCACTTCAAGTCCGTCGCCTACGAGCTGCTCTGGTTCCTGCGCGGCGACGGCAACGCCCGCTGGCTGCAGGAGCACGGCGTCCGGATCTGGAACGAGTGGGCGGACGAGGACGGCGACCTCGGCCCGGTGTACGGCGTGCAGTGGCGCTCGTGGCCGACGCCGTCGGGGGAGCACGTCGACCAGATCGCCCAGGTCATCGAGCAGATCACGACGAACCCGGACAGCCGCCGCCTGATCGTCTCGGCGTGGAACGTCGCCGACATCCCCGAGATGGCGCTCGCCCCGTGCCACGCGTTCTTCCAGTTCTACGTCAACGACGGCAAGCTCTCGTGCCAGCTCTACCAGCGGAGCGCGGACATGTTCCTCGGCGTCCCTTTCAACATCGCCTCGTACGCGCTGCTCACCCACATGATCGCGGCGCAGACCGGGCTCGAGGTCGGCGAGTTCGTGTGGACCGGCGGCGACTGCCATATCTACGACAACCACGTCGAGCAGGTGGAGGAGCAGCTGTCCCGGACGGCGTACGCGCTCCCTACACTTGAGCTCGCGCCGCGGGGATCGATCGACGACTACGAGTACGCGGACTTCACGGTCGTCGGCTACCACCACCACCCGGCGATCACGGCCGCGGTCGCCGTCTGA
- a CDS encoding TIGR01777 family oxidoreductase, with product MTTAPLSILLAGASGFIGTPLVHALREAGHHVTTLVRREPRTASEFRWSPGPRKLDPAILDGADVVINLAGANIGKLPWTETYKREILQSRVSATETLVEAMRHATNPPPLFLSGSASGVYGDRPADVLQDDAAAGTGFLAEVCTAWEAAANAAPEGVRVVTLRTGIVVGKGGGALAPLVPLTKTGLGGRLGTGGQHWPWIALEDEVGAIVHLATSPDAADVVGPVNLAGPEAAVADRITKRVAEDLHRPYLFRIPEFALRLLLQQAADEMLLSSQQMVPTKLLESGYAFRYQRAEDAVDAAF from the coding sequence ATGACGACAGCGCCGCTCTCGATCCTGCTCGCCGGTGCGTCCGGCTTCATCGGTACGCCCCTCGTCCACGCCCTGCGCGAGGCCGGGCACCACGTCACCACCCTCGTCCGACGAGAGCCGCGCACGGCGAGCGAGTTCCGCTGGTCCCCGGGCCCCCGGAAGCTCGACCCGGCGATCCTCGACGGCGCCGACGTCGTGATCAACCTCGCCGGCGCGAACATCGGCAAGCTCCCCTGGACCGAGACCTACAAGCGGGAGATCCTGCAGTCGCGGGTGTCCGCCACCGAGACCCTCGTCGAGGCCATGCGCCACGCGACGAACCCGCCGCCGCTGTTCCTCTCGGGCTCGGCCTCGGGGGTCTACGGCGACCGCCCCGCCGACGTCCTGCAGGACGACGCGGCCGCCGGCACCGGCTTCCTCGCCGAGGTCTGCACCGCGTGGGAGGCCGCCGCGAACGCCGCTCCCGAGGGCGTCCGCGTCGTGACGCTCCGCACCGGCATCGTCGTCGGGAAGGGCGGCGGTGCGCTCGCACCGCTCGTCCCGCTCACGAAGACCGGGCTCGGCGGCCGCCTCGGCACCGGTGGGCAGCACTGGCCGTGGATCGCCCTCGAGGACGAGGTGGGCGCGATCGTGCACCTCGCGACGAGCCCCGACGCCGCGGACGTCGTCGGGCCGGTGAACCTCGCCGGCCCCGAGGCCGCCGTCGCCGACCGCATCACCAAGCGCGTCGCCGAGGACCTGCACCGGCCCTACCTCTTCCGGATCCCGGAGTTCGCGCTCCGGCTGCTCCTGCAGCAGGCGGCCGACGAGATGCTCCTGTCGAGCCAGCAGATGGTGCCGACGAAGCTGCTCGAGTCCGGCTACGCGTTCCGGTACCAGCGCGCCGAGGACGCGGTCGACGCCGCGTTCTGA
- a CDS encoding tetratricopeptide repeat protein, with translation MRLTRSLRSPFWGAALMAVLLALYIVLVGQRAVAFIATGIPIGIGIGVALFVVAAIGALLLVLEFRFGLRITRLGARLEQEGGAPADVVPVRPSGRPTREAADELFPDYQAAVESDPTDWRGWYRLGVVYDAAGDRKRARAAMREALTRARVS, from the coding sequence GTGCGCCTGACCCGGTCCCTCCGTTCGCCCTTCTGGGGCGCGGCGCTCATGGCGGTGCTGCTGGCGCTGTACATCGTGCTCGTCGGGCAGCGTGCCGTGGCGTTCATCGCGACGGGCATCCCGATCGGCATCGGCATCGGCGTCGCGCTCTTCGTCGTCGCGGCGATCGGTGCGCTGCTGCTCGTGCTCGAGTTCCGTTTCGGCCTGCGCATCACGCGGCTCGGCGCCCGGCTCGAGCAGGAGGGCGGCGCTCCCGCTGACGTCGTCCCGGTCCGTCCCTCGGGGCGTCCCACGCGCGAGGCCGCCGACGAGCTCTTCCCCGACTACCAGGCCGCCGTCGAGTCCGACCCGACGGACTGGCGCGGGTGGTACCGACTCGGCGTCGTCTACGACGCCGCGGGTGACCGCAAGCGGGCGCGGGCCGCGATGCGCGAAGCGCTCACCAGGGCACGCGTGTCCTGA
- a CDS encoding 4-hydroxy-tetrahydrodipicolinate reductase: MVTPVAVVGATGRLGGLVAAVVEELPDFELVASLSSKDGAHEAGPDVFGGAAIVVDVTVPALSPAIVDNALVSGANVLVGTSGWSGDRLATLRAGLESRPEQGVFVVPNFSIGSVLGTHLATIAAPWFPSVEIVETHHAGKIDSPSGTAVRTAELIADARREVGPVDAPHVDQRARGQQVASVPIHSLRLPGVTAVQDVVLSGPGETLTIRHDTNDDVAYVAGIRAALSAVGSMRGLTVGLGSVLGIG, encoded by the coding sequence ATGGTCACTCCCGTCGCCGTCGTCGGCGCCACCGGTCGTCTCGGGGGCCTCGTGGCCGCCGTGGTCGAGGAACTGCCCGACTTCGAGCTCGTCGCGAGCCTGTCCTCCAAGGACGGGGCGCACGAGGCCGGTCCCGACGTGTTCGGCGGCGCGGCGATCGTGGTGGACGTGACCGTCCCGGCGCTCAGCCCCGCGATCGTCGACAACGCCCTCGTGAGCGGCGCGAACGTGCTCGTCGGCACGTCCGGGTGGTCCGGCGACCGACTCGCGACACTCCGCGCGGGGCTAGAATCGCGTCCGGAGCAGGGCGTCTTCGTGGTCCCGAACTTCTCGATCGGGTCCGTGCTCGGCACCCACCTGGCGACGATCGCCGCTCCGTGGTTCCCCTCGGTCGAGATCGTCGAGACGCACCACGCCGGCAAGATCGACTCCCCGTCGGGCACCGCGGTCCGCACGGCCGAGCTCATCGCCGACGCCCGGCGCGAGGTCGGTCCGGTCGACGCGCCCCACGTCGACCAGCGCGCGCGGGGGCAGCAGGTCGCGAGCGTCCCGATCCACTCGCTCCGTCTGCCGGGCGTCACGGCCGTGCAGGACGTGGTGCTGAGCGGCCCCGGCGAGACCCTGACCATCCGGCACGACACGAACGACGACGTCGCCTACGTGGCCGGCATCCGGGCGGCGCTGTCCGCCGTGGGGTCGATGCGCGGCCTCACGGTCGGCCTCGGCAGCGTCCTCGGCATCGGCTGA
- a CDS encoding GNAT family N-acetyltransferase, with protein MTLEVRTVPADIPEVDALLDAYLDEREATFASAQGSYSRKRTPAAEFTPPVGTFVVAYDGGRAVGCGGLRRIPDDGDDVRFEVKHVFVTPEGRGRGVATAVMDALEARGVELGATAIVLDTNDSLVAAGAMYRGRGYERVPAFNENPNATAWYRKPVR; from the coding sequence ATGACGCTCGAGGTCAGGACCGTGCCGGCAGACATCCCCGAGGTCGACGCGCTGCTCGACGCGTACCTCGACGAGCGCGAGGCCACGTTCGCGAGCGCGCAGGGGTCGTACTCGCGGAAGCGCACCCCGGCGGCCGAGTTCACGCCGCCGGTCGGCACCTTCGTCGTCGCGTACGACGGAGGTCGCGCGGTCGGGTGCGGCGGCCTCCGCCGGATCCCCGACGACGGCGACGACGTCCGGTTCGAGGTGAAACACGTCTTCGTGACCCCGGAGGGGCGCGGACGCGGCGTGGCGACGGCGGTCATGGACGCGCTCGAGGCACGCGGTGTCGAGCTCGGCGCGACGGCGATCGTGCTCGACACGAACGACTCCCTCGTCGCCGCCGGTGCGATGTACCGCGGTCGGGGCTACGAGCGGGTACCCGCGTTCAACGAGAACCCGAACGCGACCGCCTGGTACCGCAAGCCGGTGCGCTGA
- a CDS encoding DoxX family protein — protein MVLLLRALDSPTRLPFLSISLVRVALGLFFAASGWNKTVTAPGRAAMAETIRSIGAPVPELTATVVAGCELVFGVLLAVGLVTRAAAAVIGVISTVALTTVAVHQLGPADAVTWYSDLLYLPEVLYLLLAVVLVALGGGPFGLDRVLRARVAALRARRARQTG, from the coding sequence ATGGTCCTGCTCCTCCGTGCCCTCGACTCCCCGACCCGCCTGCCGTTCCTCTCGATCTCGCTCGTCCGGGTCGCGCTCGGACTGTTCTTCGCCGCGTCCGGGTGGAACAAGACCGTGACCGCTCCGGGTCGCGCGGCGATGGCGGAGACGATCCGTTCGATCGGCGCGCCGGTGCCCGAGCTCACAGCCACCGTGGTCGCGGGCTGCGAGCTCGTCTTCGGCGTGCTGCTCGCCGTCGGCCTCGTGACGCGGGCGGCTGCGGCCGTGATTGGCGTGATCAGCACGGTCGCGCTCACGACCGTGGCGGTCCACCAGCTCGGGCCGGCGGACGCGGTGACCTGGTACAGCGACCTGCTGTACCTGCCCGAGGTGCTGTACCTGCTCCTCGCGGTGGTGCTGGTCGCGCTCGGCGGTGGGCCGTTCGGGCTGGACCGGGTGCTCCGAGCGCGGGTCGCCGCACTCCGGGCGCGCAGGGCCCGTCAGACGGGTTGA
- a CDS encoding histidine phosphatase family protein has protein sequence MSHYLYLVRHGEHQDAEHGLRDGKLSERGKRQAMLVADRLGGVPFDGVYHSPLEAPSETASFLSQRLPAIEPEPSTLLFDCIPSGPTPDMPHAYQGWYGGITEEEIVAGQAQMGDAVAEWFTPAREDRHDLLITHNAVIGWFVREAFQAPEWRWMGTNVAHTALTIIRIRSAKPAEVVALNDLAHLPVELRTGLPVGQPV, from the coding sequence ATGTCGCACTACCTCTACCTCGTCCGGCACGGAGAACACCAGGACGCCGAACACGGGCTGCGGGACGGCAAGCTGTCCGAGCGCGGCAAGCGGCAGGCGATGCTCGTCGCGGACCGTCTCGGCGGCGTGCCGTTCGACGGCGTCTACCACTCGCCGCTCGAAGCGCCGAGCGAGACCGCGTCGTTCCTGTCGCAGCGGCTCCCGGCGATCGAGCCCGAGCCGTCGACCCTGCTCTTCGACTGCATCCCGTCGGGTCCGACGCCGGACATGCCGCACGCCTACCAGGGGTGGTACGGCGGCATCACGGAAGAGGAGATCGTCGCCGGGCAGGCCCAGATGGGCGATGCGGTGGCGGAGTGGTTCACCCCGGCACGCGAGGACCGGCACGACCTCCTCATCACGCACAACGCCGTCATCGGCTGGTTCGTGCGCGAGGCGTTCCAGGCACCCGAGTGGCGCTGGATGGGGACGAACGTGGCGCACACGGCGTTGACGATCATCCGGATCCGCTCGGCCAAGCCGGCCGAGGTCGTCGCGCTCAACGACCTGGCGCACCTGCCCGTCGAGCTCAGGACGGGCCTGCCGGTCGGTCAACCCGTCTGA
- a CDS encoding pitrilysin family protein — MNHPVPLPLEAPDTSFLTSGGAFVRRTVLPSGVRVLTEAMPGASSTSLGFWVGVGSRDERDGQYGSTHFLEHLLFKGTRTRSALDIAISFDSVGGEHNAATAKEYTCYYARVRDADVPMAVSVIGDMVTGSVLDDAAFDIERGVILEELAMAADDPADVAGEAFFAAAFDGHALGRPIGGTPESIRAVQRDEVLAHYREHYAPNGIVVTAAGAIDHDRFCELVEAVFQGAPNAAPLARRTPQPVADPAIPKLSVVHRPTEQVSMLRGSQGLDLRDERRPVLSVLNAVLGGGMSSRLFQEVRERRGLAYAVSSFAPAYLDNGAFGVYAGCAPDNVAGVVEIVDAEFRRMVDDGITSDELRRAKGQIEGALTLSLEDSDARMTRLGRSELGTGEFTDLATALERVDRVTTDDVLDLARDLLTRPTITSVVGAVQQDELAAAIGIGG; from the coding sequence ATGAACCACCCAGTGCCGTTGCCGCTCGAGGCCCCGGACACGTCGTTCCTGACGTCCGGGGGCGCCTTCGTCCGCCGAACCGTCCTCCCGTCCGGCGTGCGGGTCCTGACCGAGGCCATGCCCGGAGCGAGTTCGACGAGCCTCGGCTTCTGGGTCGGGGTCGGCTCCCGCGACGAACGCGACGGCCAGTACGGCTCGACGCACTTCCTCGAACACCTGTTGTTCAAGGGCACCCGGACCCGGTCGGCCCTCGACATCGCGATCTCGTTCGACTCCGTCGGCGGCGAGCACAACGCCGCGACCGCCAAGGAGTACACGTGCTACTACGCACGGGTCCGTGACGCCGACGTCCCGATGGCCGTCTCGGTCATCGGCGACATGGTCACCGGCTCCGTCCTCGACGACGCGGCGTTCGACATCGAGCGCGGGGTCATCCTCGAAGAGCTGGCGATGGCGGCGGACGACCCGGCCGACGTCGCCGGCGAGGCGTTCTTCGCCGCGGCCTTCGACGGGCACGCCCTCGGCCGGCCGATCGGCGGCACACCGGAGAGCATCCGCGCCGTGCAGCGGGACGAGGTCCTCGCCCACTACCGCGAGCACTACGCGCCGAACGGCATCGTCGTCACCGCCGCCGGGGCGATCGACCACGACCGCTTCTGCGAGCTCGTCGAGGCCGTGTTCCAGGGCGCCCCGAACGCTGCTCCGCTGGCACGGCGCACGCCGCAGCCGGTGGCGGACCCGGCGATCCCCAAGCTCTCGGTCGTGCACCGTCCGACCGAACAGGTCTCGATGCTCCGCGGGTCGCAGGGCCTCGACCTCCGTGACGAACGGCGGCCGGTCCTCAGCGTGCTCAACGCCGTGCTCGGCGGCGGCATGAGCTCCCGACTCTTCCAAGAGGTGCGCGAGCGCCGCGGACTCGCCTACGCGGTGAGCTCCTTCGCGCCCGCCTACCTCGACAACGGTGCCTTCGGCGTCTACGCCGGGTGTGCCCCCGACAACGTGGCCGGGGTGGTCGAGATCGTCGACGCGGAGTTCCGCCGGATGGTCGACGACGGCATCACCAGCGACGAGCTCCGTCGCGCGAAGGGGCAGATCGAGGGGGCGCTCACGCTCTCGCTCGAGGACTCCGACGCCCGGATGACCCGACTCGGCCGGTCCGAGCTCGGCACGGGGGAGTTCACCGACCTGGCCACCGCCCTCGAGCGCGTGGACCGGGTCACCACCGACGACGTCCTCGACCTGGCCCGCGACCTCCTGACCCGGCCCACGATCACCTCGGTGGTCGGTGCGGTGCAGCAGGACGAGCTCGCGGCCGCGATCGGGATCGGCGGTTGA
- a CDS encoding TetR/AcrR family transcriptional regulator, with product MTVDSPQPTVQRLPGPSTNLASPDGSSVPPAPRSGGAKVRILETATRLFYEEGIHGVGVDRLISEASVTKATFYKHYGSKDNLILAYIRTQHERVQQRMEQLIADAGSPEAAVRAWVTALTDEVNDPDFRGCAFLNAAAEYHDPRDPVREVVAMHRDWYTERLADLLQESGHTLPGDGADELMLARDGAMSGAYAGDAIAATAALGRVVERVLAA from the coding sequence GTGACGGTCGATTCCCCCCAACCGACCGTCCAGCGTCTCCCTGGCCCGAGCACGAACCTCGCGTCGCCGGACGGGTCGAGCGTCCCCCCGGCTCCCCGTTCCGGCGGCGCGAAGGTCCGGATCCTCGAGACCGCCACGCGGCTCTTCTACGAAGAGGGCATCCACGGCGTGGGCGTCGACCGTCTCATCTCCGAGGCGAGCGTCACGAAGGCGACGTTCTACAAGCACTACGGGTCGAAGGACAACCTGATCCTGGCCTACATCCGGACGCAGCACGAGCGCGTGCAGCAGCGGATGGAACAGCTCATCGCCGATGCCGGCTCGCCCGAGGCAGCCGTCCGGGCCTGGGTCACGGCCCTCACTGACGAGGTCAACGACCCCGACTTCCGCGGCTGCGCGTTCCTCAACGCCGCCGCCGAGTACCACGACCCGCGCGACCCCGTGCGCGAGGTCGTCGCGATGCACCGCGACTGGTACACCGAGCGACTGGCCGACCTGCTGCAGGAGTCCGGCCACACCCTGCCGGGCGACGGTGCGGACGAGCTCATGCTCGCACGCGACGGCGCCATGTCCGGCGCGTACGCCGGTGACGCGATCGCGGCGACGGCGGCCCTCGGCCGCGTCGTCGAGCGCGTGCTCGCCGCCTGA
- a CDS encoding YbhB/YbcL family Raf kinase inhibitor-like protein — translation MANDPNWNLPEVPTFTLTSPDFTEGGVLPTSARGTDAGGEDRSPALEWSGAPEGTQSFVLTVYDPDAPTGSGFWHWSLTDVPASATSLPAGAGTDDALLPAEALRRRNEFGTDTFLGAAPPAGHGPHRYFFTLSALDVPVLEAPADATPAVVGFVLREHLLGRAQLVGTQETPAA, via the coding sequence ATGGCCAACGACCCCAACTGGAACCTCCCCGAGGTCCCGACCTTCACCCTGACCAGCCCCGACTTCACCGAGGGCGGCGTGCTCCCGACGTCCGCCCGCGGCACCGACGCCGGCGGCGAGGACCGCTCCCCCGCGCTCGAGTGGTCCGGCGCTCCGGAGGGCACGCAGAGCTTCGTGCTCACGGTGTACGACCCCGATGCCCCGACGGGGTCCGGGTTCTGGCACTGGAGCCTCACGGACGTCCCGGCGTCGGCGACCTCGCTGCCGGCCGGTGCCGGGACCGACGACGCGCTGCTCCCCGCCGAGGCGCTGCGCCGCCGCAACGAGTTCGGCACGGACACGTTCCTCGGCGCGGCACCGCCCGCCGGGCACGGGCCGCACCGGTACTTCTTCACGCTGAGCGCGCTCGATGTGCCCGTCCTCGAGGCGCCCGCGGACGCGACGCCCGCGGTGGTCGGCTTCGTGCTCCGCGAGCACCTGCTCGGCCGCGCGCAGCTCGTCGGCACGCAGGAGACCCCCGCCGCGTAG